The Platichthys flesus chromosome 23, fPlaFle2.1, whole genome shotgun sequence DNA segment TGACTTTCGGCGTAGCCATCGACACCCGCGAGGTTCCTCTCGCCAACGTGTCCAAGACCACGAGCAAAGACGAGAGCATAGAGGCAAAGCCGACGCTGGCTCCTGAGCCCGTTGTGGCTTTCTCAGATGTTCCAGAGGACAAACGAGGTCCGAGGATCCAGACGAGGCAGCTGGAGATCGCCATCGAGGTCCCTTCACTGAACGTGTCACTTTTACCAGCTGTCATACGCACTGAGctgcagaagctggaggagaagctgctcaaCGGGGACATTACTGTGAAGGGTTTTAACCTCACAAAGGCCGAGCTTCTCAAACCTTTCGAGACACTGGCTCAACAGCAGCAGGTCTCTGATGAGGGTGAAGCCAAGGTTCAGAGGAAGCCTTACAAAGACCTGGAGGGAGAGCCAAAACGAGAAGCTGAAAACATCGTTCAGCAAAATCACAACGCAAATAAAGACGCGGCTGTGAAAGAACCACCGGTCACTCCTCTTGTCCCCGTCCACATCGAAGATGTGCACAAAGAGCTGGAACCATCTAAACCTCCCGTGAAAGCCGCCATCGAAAAACCTTTGACTTTCAAGCTGCTGAAGGAAATCTCCAAAATCAGAAGTGCTGAGAGTCAGAATGATCCGACCAacgctgcaggaggaggagctccaggCGGGAGGAGGCTCCAGCACTTCACCTCCTCGGATCGAGGCTTCCTGCCCTGGGAGAAGAGGAAGTACTTCCAGGGACTACTTGAGGTATGAGCCAACGACTTTCACTGTTCAGCTAAAGTCATGTATTTTTGATTTCCTCCGACATCATGTCCTCTGTGTCGCCCCCACAGGAAGGGGAGCGTCTGAAGAAAGAGCTGATGTACGTGACCGACGGCGGCGCCACAGCCCGGAGGCTGCGGGACACGTTTGGCGAATCCCTTCGCTACGTCAACAAGCTGCTCAACAAACAGTTTGGCTTCACGTCCCGCAAAGTCCCGGCGCACATGCCTCACATGATCGACCGACTCATCATGCAGGAGATGCAGGACACGTGAgacttttatatgttttttatatatacgtTTTCCTGAAGAGGCAGCATCTTAAAAACCTCTCTACACTTTCCCTCAGATTCCCAGAGGAGTTTGACAAGACGTCCGCCCACCACGTGCGTCACTCGGAGGACATGCAGTTCGCCTTCTCGTACTTCTACTTCCTGATGAgcgctcagcagcagctcaacgTCTCCGAGGTGTTTGACGAGATCGACACGGATCACTCGGGCGTTCTGTCCGACCGGGAGATTCGAACTCTCGCCACAAGGATCCACGAGCTGCCCCTCAGCCTCCAGGTCGGTCCTGGCTGTAAAAACAAACCACATCTCTCACTTACATATTTTAAGAAGACGACGTCATTCTCTTTGAATTTGTCATTGTGGCGTCTTGTAGGATCTGACAGGCCTGGAGCAGATGTTGATCAACTGCTCCAAGACTCTCCCGACCAACCTGACCCTGCTCCACCTGGTGAACCCCACGCAGGAGACCTACTACGACCCCAGCATGGTGAGACATAATTAACACTTCTCTAAATgccttgaaatgaaaacagcGAATTGGACTTTAGGCTGAATTTCTTTGGCTctgatttgatatttttcagCCTCCAGTTACAAAAGGCCTCGTCCTCCACTGTCAGCCCATCACAGAACGCATCCTCAAAGCCTTCAGAGACCAGAATAAGTACAAGTGTGTCTTCACGCACTGTTAACATCGTACAATTCAGACGTTGGGTTCTCCTGTTGCTAACGTCTCTTCCCGTTGGACAGGTTCGAGATCATGGGAGAGCAGGAGATAGCGTTCAAGATGGTGCGCACCAACGTGTCGCATGTGGTCGGCCAGTTAGACGACATCAGGAAGAATCCGAGGTCCGCACAAATCAGTTTTCCCTCTCAACATCTTCCACGCACGTGTTGTCAAACTGCACTAACGTCTGTGTTTCCCCCCCAACAGGAAGTTCATCTGCCTCAACGACAACATCGACCACAGCCACAAAGACGCTGCCACAGTGAAAGCTGTGCTCAGAGACTTCTACGAGTCCATGTTCCCGCTGGCGTCCCAGTTTGAGCTGCCCAGGGAATATCGCAACAGGTTCCTGCACATGGACGAGCTCCAGGAGTGGTACGTTCCATCGGGTAGACAACGCTAATGCCAGAGCTAGGGTTAAAGCAAACTTAACAGGAAGTGTCGTTAAGTTAAACTGTTAAACTGTTGGGGGGTATGAAGGTCTGCGAAAGAAAGTGAGGGATGAAAAGGATAAAATAGGTGTTTTTATGttcaagaaagtgaaagaaatatTCCTTGATCCTGATCTGCTCCAAAAAGTAATGGAAAATGTGACAAAGAGGAGTTGAGTAGTTCCTGAGCTGTAGAAATGTGGcgtccttggcagaggtaatgacAGAAAAGCTCTAAATCCTCACACTGGAGGAACCGAAGTGCACGTTGATAAGTGAGTTAACGATCAGATCAGGTCCGCCCATTAATTCTCTGTCGACCAATTAACTTGATTCATCACAGACGACCAGTTACTGATGTCTGAAAAGCGCACACACCAGAACTGAAGTGGGGTCCTTGTCGCTTGTGTGCCGGTAATTTGTCAAGGTcttgtttcgtttttttttcctccagtcgCTCTGAGTTAAGAATCTGTGGCTGTGGTGGAGCGCTGCCAGGTCGGAGCGGTGGGAATCCCTCGGGGGGTTttagaggttttgttttttttcatggctcctgctcctgtgtTCATGCCGGCATCGCGAACAGACtgtaacattagaccccgctGCTTAAGATCAGTTGCAGGCTTCAAGATACTTGTAAGATCATGGGACAGCTGAACctctcgtgtcccccccccctcccccccctttgGTTTGTGAGGTGCCAGGCGGATGGCGTCGGGTGATGTCACCTCGTCACCCTCCTGCCCTGTTGACCTTTGGATAATGCACACTTCTGTCTCGTTATATAATATCACATCACAGCTAGTCTGTCCTCCAGGGGGAAGTCTCAAATCAGGGATCATGTATTTTACACCTGCATCTGTTGATGTCGGACGTATGAATCTGCTTCTTGTAATTATAACTGAcaaattctgttttgtttcccgCAGGCGGATTTATCGAGACAAGCTGAAGTTCTGGACGCACTGTGTCCTCGTGACGCTCGTCATCTTCACCGTCTTGTCCTTCTTCGCCGAACAGGTCAGTGCATTTATTTACAGATTCAGACGAAGGGACttaggttcacacacacacacacctcattttCCCCCTGATTCCCACTGGAGCTATGATTTTAAACCTGCGTTAGTGGGATTGCACTGAGAGGTGGGTCCGTCTCGTGTGTCGCACGAGTGAGGAGATCTGAGCCAGGACCGGACTCTACAGAAATGAAAGACCCCCAGTTGTCCTCTGTGAAAGAAGAGACTTGTCGCTCTTTGTTGGTTTGGGTCAGACAGTTTACCGGCTTTGTTGCCAGGTAAGTTTTAGCTCTGGCTGTGAAAGAGTCTGAGGAATATTCTAGCGAATCTGGATCCTGTTCTTCTGAGACTTCTCCTGTCTAACCCGTCCACTTTGCGACAGGAACAAGTATTAATTAACTAATTCTGCTCGACATTGAGCTCCTGGAGGCACTTCCCTAATCCCAAGGTTTCCAGTTTCTCCTCGGCGAACAGAAAGAAAGGTTAATAGTTGCAGTGACCTGAGGAGaattcccccccctcctctgcaggAGCCCTTGGGACCAGTTCTCCCAGTGAGGAATGTGCCGGACTTGTCCACTGGGTCAGTCACCTCACGAAAACTTTAGATGTTTCTGATTCAAGACCCCTCGGCTGGTCAATCGGTCCCAAACAGGACTTTAAGCTTTGTTAGAATTAAACCAGATCCAGGAGGCGACTATTTTAACATGACACAAGATAACAGGgcatgtttagggaactgatatccaTGACTGTGTCCAATGTGGTGCAGCTGGGGCCTTGGCGGAGGCGTGCACTCTGCACTTGTGTGCGTTTCCTGATCGGCCGATTGTTTTGTTGCTACCATTAGAGGAAATGCTGAGTAGAGATGTTTCGATACTAGTACCAGCCAAAATACCTGTCCAAGAGGAAAGGAATCTATGTACCGATCTGATGAACGCCTTttataattcaaattcaaagtaCAGTGGGAGCCAGAGTTGAAATATCATCAGTTTGGTCATATTTCACTCTGGAAAGTCCCTCAACTAAAACCCTGACATGTAAAATAAGCAAGGAACGTCACATCGGTCGATAGGCAAAGATCAGGTATcggaaaaagagagaagggacAGATGGCATCGGAACATCTCGAAAGCTTCCTGCTATCAATTTTCAGATCTATCACTCTGCCAGAAATTGATTTTGAAAAAGAGTATTTCCCACGTTTAGCCAAACAGCTTCACCTCTCTCACATATGAGTCATCCTCCCgctgagagacagacaacacaagggttttttgttttctcttccctGTATGCAACGTCTCATTAtgccctttcctctcttcctgcagCTCATTCTCCTCAAGAGAAAGCTGTTCCCCAGACGCAGAGTGAACCAGGACATCAACCCCGAGCGGGTGTGATACAGGgacacctccctctcctcctcctttctgcaCTTCCACCTCcgcccctctctcctcccggCTCAGTCGGGTGGATCCAGACGAGGAGTGGACACAGGAACCCGACGTCCTCGCCGCTTGTGTTTCATCAGCACGGCCGGACGACAGACACTCATACGTGAGATGTGGCGATGACACgttttttatttcagaagatGATGGACGGGGCTGGCCCACGAACGAAATGATGAAGCCTGTGCATCTTCATGTCGTCCACTGGGGGCGTCAGAgactctcacacagacaaaacacaaaacactccccccccaccactccTCATGTCCCGTCCTTTGTGTCAGTGATCGATGTGTTGAGGTGTCAAACACTTGAtcggactgtgtgtgtgtgtgtgtgtgtgtgtgtgtgtgtgtgtatgcatgcatgtgtgtgtgttgtgtgtgtatgtgtgtgtgtgtgtgtgtgggtacacCTGGAACAAATCATTTCAACTATTTAAAGAAGATATTAATCACACGTCCGAAAGCCAAACAAGCCAAAAAATGATGGTACTCCTTAAAGCTCTTATTTTCTACTCTTTCCTGTTAAATCTTCATAAATCAATTAACTTGATGGTACAGACAGTTTTTTCGAAAATGTCGCTTTTTTCACAATTTTATAGACAAAACCATGAATTGATAAAAGATCGGGTTGGtaagttgtttcttttctctcactttttaatcttcttatttatcttatttgttgaaatcctcgtCACGTCCCGATAGCCAGTCGTCTGAAAATTGATCAGCAGATGAAGAAGATTCTAACTTGGTGTCTGGTTGAGTGGCGTTTACCTCGATGGCTTTATTTTAAAGGAAAGGTGCGTGAAGTACATAGAGGACGAATAAggaataattaatttgtgtcGTTTTATGTCCATTGTCGTTAAACCATGAAAACTTGAAGTGCCTTCTTTGTTCATTCCTGCTTGTTTgaacatcagtttttttttttaaacgtctgATCATAAACGTTGACCCGTGCACATCACACCCTAACCTAGTGATGTACAATGGGAATGAATGGGATACAGGATAATATAATGATCATTGTTATTCTGGAACCAATGCATCTGATTGTCGGAGCTACGTGATGCTGCAACTGTCATGGCCGCCTGCACATGTGTCCCCGTGGGACTCGACAGGATCGCCGCTGTCTGAAATTCAGACGCCCTCGGCATGTTCTCCGACTCACTTTCATTGTTGTCGTGAGACGAGCGACGTGTGCGTCTGATGTGAATGCTGCTCGTCACCTCTTCATGACCTTTATCTCTAAATGTCACTTTTACTAACTTTCTTTACTATAATAATGTCCAATCGACATGGAGGCGACTCCCAGATGTTGTCAGCGCTTTGCCTCTGAGTCATGTGATTCCTCGGGGGTGGCGGCGTCACCGGGCGAGGCAGGCGAGCCGATGAGTCGCGTGTTTTGGAAATGTGGTTATGATGATTGCATCAGTGGAGCGGTTCCTCTGACTGAAATAAAAGTGGTTTGGTTCGGTCCTCTaaactgtttttgttgtgtgtttgtgttctgtcattgtagaaaattacatttactcagttATGAGGcgtttttccatttcattctTCTTCACACTTCTACTCTATAAACActttatattgatatattgtaCTTTTCACCCCAGTACTTCTCATCTTAAGGTCTTAtctaaatgtgtttctgttaaGACACATCAACGTTACGGATTCCTCTCTTCTGAGCTTGTACTGGTTCGGACTCTTTTCCCACCACTGACACGGACGACAAAACCACAGGAAAAATACTTTCTTTATTACAATCGTTTCCACTCGTGTCTGTTAGTAGAAAGGCGTCTTCCTATAATTCAACAGTGCAACATAGTGTTCAAATCAAGGTTATACGTCCTGATGCATAGTTCCACACTCCATCCTCACTTATGCAAAATCAACTCAAGACATGTCTCTTTATAAAGTCCACAATCCTGAAGAAATGTTATTTGAGCAAATCAAGAATACCGctggttaattttttttttttttacctctaaATAGTTTCCCGGCACGACAGAAATATCCCTTTTCATCCAGAATGCACCTGAATAATGAGTAAAAATTACCGACAACCCAACAAATCTGCGAATGAATCACTCACCTATACATAATTTACATTTGTATAAGTGAAGAAATGTCCCGAGGGAACAGCTTCCGATGGTACGCGACATTTCAGtgggaaaaaggaaagaaaaaaaaaaaactttaaatatgcacaaaGTTTAACAGTAAttacaacaaaaatattttaaggCGTCTTCAGTTGAATTCTGTACAATCACATATAATTATAGCGTTAGCCCTTCAGGGAGAAGAACAGAGAAAGCAGGACGAGTCCAGTGTTAATGCTTCATCAGCTGACGGCACCAAAAGGCTGCAGGTAAATCttataatctttatttttccacGTCTGCAGAATGAGATGAAATAACTGATGTTGGTGAGCGAAGCCTGATAGAAAACCCGATCAGCGTTTTTTCAGCCTTAACACAAAACTGTTGCCCCTTCACGTAGCTCACTGACAATCTGCCACAGCGCAAACTTCACTGGAAACTATTTTTTGGGCTTTTAAGGTCATTTTTAATCTGTATTTTTAAAACCGATTCgtttacccccccccacccccgattgattcacattcatttaataaataaaaacagaaagactaAGAGTTGTTTCGatggctcctcttttcagtTTGGGTAAATATCagtgatttattgattattttgatGGTCACGTGTTTAATGTGCGACGACCGTAATATGACGACGACCGTAAAATTTaaaattcttttaaaaattCAAAGCAGATAAAAATGCTTTGATATTTGCCCAAACTGAAATATCcactgaaaaataacattttggtATTGATTTGTAAAGAGTACCCTTTCAACGTCTCTTTTATTTGGACATGCACTCgtgattaaattaaaaccatTTCAAGGGAAACTCTGGTTCCGCCTAATTTCCTAATTCCACGTATCCGTGCTTTTCAAACgtttctgttattattatttttttggttTGTAGATTCCAGTtggtttaaatttgttttccCCATCTGCTCAAAGAAAGCAGTTTTCAATCCAAAGTGGTCACTTTGTCAAGGCTGCAGTGGTTCAGGGCCGAGGGTTGCTTCTCGCCCTCGTGCTTCTCGTCTGCTTCCAGGAGCGGGGAGATGTCCGTgtccccccccgcctcctcccgCCGGGCAGGCCGTCAGTCGCGGTGCGTGTGGCCCGGCGGCGTGATGCTGAACACTTGGATGCGCAGGTGGGACGCGATCTGGATGCACACGCCTGTGCAGTAGCGCACGAGATCCAGAAGAGAGAGGatctgaaggagaaaaaaagaaaaggaactTCGTTAAAAGTGAAGAACGATAACAGACAATTAACAATTTTAGACAAATATGTATTAGAGTAATACTTTGAAACTAGAACACAAACCACCACCATGATCTCACGGAAATTGTCTgggtagtttttgcgtaatcctgctgactcacaatgacacacaacctccttggtaaCGGGCAAGTTTAAGTATTTGGGGATTAAATGGAGAGGACACTAGGactgaggaggaaagaggatgCCTCTAAAGTATTATTATAGTTGCAGAGTTGCAAAAGCAGTttcatttaatgtcattgtGTGAAGGGATGCGTGCGTTGAACCGTGACCTGCAGCTGAACTAAGTTTCTGATTAAATGAAACCAGCGTCTCTGAACCACCATAACAAGCTGCTTCTTTTCCTGTTCAGTCAACAAGGCTCACCTGTCCTGCAGGTTTCTGCTACGGCTCCTCCCCCCTGCTTCTATTAAACTGTCAATCTAATAtatcggggggaggggggtattTATCATGAGTGCAGTGACACGCTTGTTTAACACCACACTAGACAAACACAGAGTATTTATCTAcatcaaatatgtatttaaatatttatttaacctGATATAATCCCTCAGAAGTCGTCAAGTGACTCCAATGTATGTCACAAGATAATACCATTACAATGTCTTCTGTAGATTTGAGCGAACAAGAGAACTTATCATTTACAACACAGTGAACCAGGTCAACAGTCAGATCGGTTGCTGCACTTTGCACAGGACAGGCTGAGTGGTGATTAGTTGATCAATAGTATCAGTGTAAAGAcgacaaataaacaaaagggGCAAACAGTAGATTTAAGATTTACTCATCTAATAAAGTAGGAAAACAATGAagtctgatgaaaacaaatgccAGTTGCATTGTGGGGAGTTTAGGCCCTGTGTTTGTTAACCTCGGCCCATGTTTAGAACTAAAAGCCAGGATATGTATGAGTCAGAGAGGAACCCTTCACATTTTGGTGTAGATACAGgatactttttaaaatgtcttgaaCATGTTCAGagatttctctgagaataactcatggatcttaatgagaACAATCAGTAGTATGGGTGGTACTGACCGTGGCGATCCAGAGGACGGTGTACTCGTCTATAAAGCTGTTGAAGTATtggttgaggaagaggaggcctgGGCCGATGAAGGCCGAGTCCGGGAGGTGCAACTCACTCTTGGTCATGTGAGCGACCTGaagaagagacacaaagaaacCATGAATCACATGCTCCGAATAACATGGAGGAATAAAAAAGGTCTCAAAGGGAGGATtcaaaaattaaatcaaacctaCCACCAGTTTGTTGGAGATCTTGGCGATGACCATGCCGAAGGCGAGCAGGTAGAGACAGGGATGGTTCTCGAACAGGCTGCTGGAAGACTTCTTGAAAATGATGAAGGCCAAGGTGAGGATGAGGCCGATGTGCAAACCAGGACTCAGCACGCTGGTGTCCTACACAACAGGGATTTTTGAATTAGTTGCGTCATCTGCTTTACAAGATCAGGCATGTTCCTGAATCTGTGTTGACTTACAGCCACGGTGGAGCCGTTCTTGCCAACACCCCCGTTCAAAATGACGTAGAAGTAGTTGTAGCAGGAGTAGAGGGCCCCCCCGATGATGCCCACGATGGGGAAGACGTACAGCTCCAGTCCGATGATCGGCAGCTACGGAAACACATGGAGGTCAAAATTAATGCCAAGACCGAAAAGCCTCCTCACAGAAATAAGATACAGGGCTTTTATGAGAGCTGCAGGCATGCTGAGCGTGATGGGAgggcaaagcaaaaaaaaccataagtaaataaataaaaagtaaataaaaaaatgcggGTGACATCATCAGCTTTTTGAGCCAGATCATGTCCTGTAGATGACCTGTTGGCGTTAGCTACCCATAGTTACCTTCTCACATGTGATGTTAAGTCAAGCCTCCAGAGGCAGCAGAgtgaaagtaaaacacaaattctATTCAAAGTGTAGAAGGACGACTAAAAAAAAACTAGGAATTGATGCAGATAAGATTAGTGTGGAGCTAAAGAATCTCTCACTCATGGTGAAATGAAAGTGTTcccatgtgtgtgggtgtgcaaaACACTTGCAGACGTGTACATGTGACCGTGCAAATATTTCCTCCTGAGTTACCGTAGTTTGCCAAAGGCCCACGCCTCCGAAAGCCGACATCACGTACATGACCATGATGGAGATCTGCACCTCTGTGACGTCCACCCTGAGCAGAGAGTAACAGCGGAGAGTGAGTTTTAGCTTTAGCTGAAAtaagaggagaagctgaagtCAAACGGGTGAAGGCCAGACACGCGTGGCGCTACTGAACACGGGACTCACAGGCCGAAGCGGAGCGTCCCAGACACGTAGGTCTGCCAGTGGGCGCAGAAGAACATGAACATCCCAATGAAGCCACAGAAGAACATCCAGTCTGGGAATCGACCGATGCCACACGAGATACATGTTCCGATAGCAACAAACactgcagggaaacacagagagagaaagagagagttagTCCACAAGCACATGATGAAGATCTTCTCCATGAATACAGGGGAGGTTTTGTGTCAAAGCACCTGTGGAGACGGCATCGCAGCCGTGGTCAAAGAGCTCCCCGAGCGGCGAGCTGCTGTTTGTCCTCCGGGCCTGTTTCCCGTCGATGGCGTCCAGAGACTGGTAGATGAAGAGGCCCAGAGCGCTCAGTAAGAAGGTCCAGCACGGAGcctgagaggaaagaggagacagagcaCGACTCATATTTAGGGAAACCTGCTCAGAAGAAAGACCTGGACCTTGTTTTACTGTGAAGCAACTCACACTGAGGGGAAGCAAAGAGTAGCTGGAACAATAAGACGACGGATCAATAGAGAGAAATGCTATCTGCAGCTGTTTGGATCCTGAACGATTCAATCTTCTAGTTTGTATTGGCTTCTAAACTGTGAATTTTGACCCAGATTtctaagggaataattcatggatctggcaaaacaaaaacctggCACAGAAAGTGGACTGATATCTaagagtgtgtggaatttggcgcagcttgactgaattgttggctgaggtttgtgtgtcacagAAAGCAATTTTAGGTCATTATAGTTATTTTGACTTGTTTGTCAAACTAACTTTTTACCACTTATATTATTATCTCTATTTATGTTTGGAAATTGTTGTCTGAAGCATGATCAAAACTTTTTAAAGTATGAAACTAGTTGAGCTAGATTCTGCTACTTGCAAGGAAGAGTGAGAATGTCAGTAGTTTAACTGGCAGAAAAACATAATCAAGATTTATTTAATCCACTGACATGTGGATAATCAAATGTTAACACATGTCATTTTTTCGTCTTATcatccaaacacaaactgtgtgtgtcagtgagtgaagttagagtgaggagagggagggattcCAGCTGACGGGAGTGTGTCGACTCTTCCAACTAGGGTGGAGGTTACCGACCATCTGGACACTAGAGCTGCGCCAACACAGCATGTTTACCACcacaatgtgagtgtgtgagcatgtttgtgtttgtgttcgagACAAAGAACGTCTGTTTTTCCAGAGAGATCAAGAATTCCACACTCAGAGACCAGAGACAGCTACTTTTCCTCTATCAGCCCTAACGTGCTGGGGAGAGTTTAGGGTCAACACAGAGGTCACTTCGGGGGGAACTCTGCTCACGTGCCTGtgatatctatgtgtgtgtgcacggggACAGGCTGACTTTCAGAGCAGAGGAGTGGACTCAGGCCTGATTTACTGCTGCTCGATTGTAAAAGGGGAGGAAAGTGAAATGCCTTTGCACTCGTGGAATTTGACAGTCACAGCGTGCTGCGTGGACTGCGGACTGAGTGGCAAGGTTCTCCTGGGTAGATCGGACAAAGGTGTACAtctgataaacacacatatacacacacacacacacacacacacctatgcaTGTCAGGCTGAGGTCGCTGCTCCTCAGTGAACCCGGATACACAGGTTAAGTGGATCACAGGTCATGTGTTGGGCTCAGTTGgtccctgcagcagctgtttttatgtattttagttTCAAAACAGTTCTGCATCCGTAGCTGATGTTGTAGTGGAGGCGGATCTGGACTCTTTTCACATCAACAGACGTTTCTTTGAGTTTTAAGTCACAGTTAAT contains these protein-coding regions:
- the chpt1 gene encoding cholinephosphotransferase 1, with the translated sequence MSRSPPPFTDTTEPWSESLRPGVLRSSSQRVCEADEAHEAVMPHPLWPEPLSAAQLKRLEEHKYSASGRSLIEPPCQIYWNWLVEQTPTWVAPNTLTIVGLMVNIVSTVVLMYYCPTATEEAPCWTFLLSALGLFIYQSLDAIDGKQARRTNSSSPLGELFDHGCDAVSTVFVAIGTCISCGIGRFPDWMFFCGFIGMFMFFCAHWQTYVSGTLRFGLVDVTEVQISIMVMYVMSAFGGVGLWQTTLPIIGLELYVFPIVGIIGGALYSCYNYFYVILNGGVGKNGSTVADTSVLSPGLHIGLILTLAFIIFKKSSSSLFENHPCLYLLAFGMVIAKISNKLVVAHMTKSELHLPDSAFIGPGLLFLNQYFNSFIDEYTVLWIATILSLLDLVRYCTGVCIQIASHLRIQVFSITPPGHTHRD